From Rutidosis leptorrhynchoides isolate AG116_Rl617_1_P2 chromosome 3, CSIRO_AGI_Rlap_v1, whole genome shotgun sequence, a single genomic window includes:
- the LOC139899583 gene encoding probable methyltransferase PMT23 isoform X2 — protein MAISVHNLLQQRRYPFIASLVLILIFVTVFILTTETSHPPPPPRYRLPLQNVATINRTNIHINPDTDTDRDNDIIVSDINNNNNNNNSNSNDSEDLVYKWEACPGPLAVDYIPCLDNWKVIKTLRSRRHMEHRERHCPKPNPHCLIPLPDGYKVPVSWPKSRDMIWYDNVPHLKLVEYKKEQNWVKRSGDHLLFPGGGTQFKDGVNHYIQYIEKNLPKIGWGKRTRVILDVGCGVASFGGYLLDKDVITMSFAPKDEHEAQIQFALERGIPATLSVIGTQRLTFPDNAFDLIHCARCRVHWDGDGGKPLLELNRVLRPGGVFIWSATPVYRDDERDKKVWDAMVALTEAICWKVVAKSFDSSGIGLVIYEKPLSSSCYESRKENNPPLCDENVRPKISWYTPLDGCISALAVTNTWPTTWPQRLKSKPSSLSSEPDAERIFDDDTKHWSELVSNVYRGELGVNWSSVRNVMDMNAGYGGFAAALIDLPLWVMNVVPVNGPDTLPVIFDRGLIGIYHDWCESLNTYPRTYDLLHSSFMFNNLTQSRNRSRIKTRWSFDS, from the exons ATGGCGATCTCCGTTCACAATCTCTTACAACAACGGCGTTACCCGTTCATCGCATCGCTCGTTCTCATACTCATATTCGTCACAGTTTTCATCTTAACAACCGAAACTtcacatccaccaccaccaccacgctACCGTCTCCCTCTTCAAAACGTCGCTACAATTAACCGaactaatatacatataaatccagaTACTGATACAGATCGTGATAATGATATCATCgtcagtgatattaataataataataataataataatagtaatagtaacgaTAGTGAGGATTTGGTATACAAATGGGAGGCTTGTCCAGGTCCTTTGGCCGTGGATTACATACCTTGTTTGGATAACTGGAAAGTGATAAAAACGTTGAGATCGAGAAGACATATGGAACATAGAGAACGCCATTGCCCTAAACCTAATCCTCATTGTTTGATTCCGTTGCCTGATGGATACAAAGTGCCAGTTTCGTGGCCGAAAAGTAGGGACATG ATATGGTATGACAATGTTCCACATCTTAAGCTTGTCGAATACAAGAAGGAACAAAACTGGGTGAAAAGATCAGGTGATCATCTTCTATTCCCTGGAGGAGGTACTCAATTTAAGGACGGAGTTAATCATTACATTCAATATATAGAAAAG AATCTACCAAAAATTGGTTGGGGGAAGCGCACAAGAGTGATTCTCGATGTTGGTTGTGGTGTTGCTAGCTTTGGTGGTTATTTGCTTGACAAAGATGTTATAACCATGTCCTTCGCTCCAAAAGATGAACACGAAGCCCAAATACAGTTTGCTCTTGAAAGAGGAATTCCTGCAACTCTCTCAGTAATTGGCACACAGAGGCTCACATTTCCAGATAATGCCTTTGATTTAATTCACTGTGCACGTTGCAGGGTGCACTGGGATGGAGATG GTGGAAAGCCATTGTTGGAGTTAAACAGGGTTCTAAGGCCTGGGGGAGTTTTTATATGGTCGGCTACGCCAGTCTACCGTGATGATGAAAGAGATAAAAAAGTTTGGGACG CCATGGTAGCTCTCACGGAAGCTATATGCTGGAAGGTGGTGGCTAAAAGTTTCGATTCATCTGGAATAGGGCTGGTTATATACGAGAAACCTCTTTCTTCTTCTTGCTATGAATCACGTAAAGAAAACAATCCACCTCTATGCGATGAAAATGTCCGGCCAAAAATTTCATG GTATACACCTCTTGATGGCTGTATCTCTGCACTCGCAGTGACAAATACATGGCCCACTACTTGGCCCCAAAGGCTCAAAAGTAAACCTTCAAGTCTCTCATCAGAACCAGATGCTGAACGTATCTTTGATGACGATACCAAACACTGGTCTGAACTTGTTTCAAATGTCTACCGAGGCGAGCTAGGTGTAAACTGGTCAAGCGTGAGGAATGTAATGGATATGAATGCTGGTTACGGAGG GTTTGCTGCTGCTTTGATTGATCTACCTCTGTGGGTGATGAATGTCGTCCCTGTAAATGGACCTGATACTTTGCCTGTAATATTCGACCGAGGGCTAATTGGTATCTACCATGACTGGTGTGAATCACTTAATACTTATCCTAGAACTTATGATCTTCTGCATTCCAGCTTCATGTTTAACAATCTAACGCAGAG CCGAAATAGATCGCGTATTAAGACCAGGTGGAGTTTTGATAGTTGA
- the LOC139899583 gene encoding probable methyltransferase PMT23 isoform X1, whose product MAISVHNLLQQRRYPFIASLVLILIFVTVFILTTETSHPPPPPRYRLPLQNVATINRTNIHINPDTDTDRDNDIIVSDINNNNNNNNSNSNDSEDLVYKWEACPGPLAVDYIPCLDNWKVIKTLRSRRHMEHRERHCPKPNPHCLIPLPDGYKVPVSWPKSRDMIWYDNVPHLKLVEYKKEQNWVKRSGDHLLFPGGGTQFKDGVNHYIQYIEKNLPKIGWGKRTRVILDVGCGVASFGGYLLDKDVITMSFAPKDEHEAQIQFALERGIPATLSVIGTQRLTFPDNAFDLIHCARCRVHWDGDGGKPLLELNRVLRPGGVFIWSATPVYRDDERDKKVWDAMVALTEAICWKVVAKSFDSSGIGLVIYEKPLSSSCYESRKENNPPLCDENVRPKISWYTPLDGCISALAVTNTWPTTWPQRLKSKPSSLSSEPDAERIFDDDTKHWSELVSNVYRGELGVNWSSVRNVMDMNAGYGGFAAALIDLPLWVMNVVPVNGPDTLPVIFDRGLIGIYHDWCESLNTYPRTYDLLHSSFMFNNLTQRCDMLDGAAEIDRVLRPGGVLIVEDTIEMINKLIPILRSLHWSTTVHQKRFLVGSKGFWRP is encoded by the exons ATGGCGATCTCCGTTCACAATCTCTTACAACAACGGCGTTACCCGTTCATCGCATCGCTCGTTCTCATACTCATATTCGTCACAGTTTTCATCTTAACAACCGAAACTtcacatccaccaccaccaccacgctACCGTCTCCCTCTTCAAAACGTCGCTACAATTAACCGaactaatatacatataaatccagaTACTGATACAGATCGTGATAATGATATCATCgtcagtgatattaataataataataataataataatagtaatagtaacgaTAGTGAGGATTTGGTATACAAATGGGAGGCTTGTCCAGGTCCTTTGGCCGTGGATTACATACCTTGTTTGGATAACTGGAAAGTGATAAAAACGTTGAGATCGAGAAGACATATGGAACATAGAGAACGCCATTGCCCTAAACCTAATCCTCATTGTTTGATTCCGTTGCCTGATGGATACAAAGTGCCAGTTTCGTGGCCGAAAAGTAGGGACATG ATATGGTATGACAATGTTCCACATCTTAAGCTTGTCGAATACAAGAAGGAACAAAACTGGGTGAAAAGATCAGGTGATCATCTTCTATTCCCTGGAGGAGGTACTCAATTTAAGGACGGAGTTAATCATTACATTCAATATATAGAAAAG AATCTACCAAAAATTGGTTGGGGGAAGCGCACAAGAGTGATTCTCGATGTTGGTTGTGGTGTTGCTAGCTTTGGTGGTTATTTGCTTGACAAAGATGTTATAACCATGTCCTTCGCTCCAAAAGATGAACACGAAGCCCAAATACAGTTTGCTCTTGAAAGAGGAATTCCTGCAACTCTCTCAGTAATTGGCACACAGAGGCTCACATTTCCAGATAATGCCTTTGATTTAATTCACTGTGCACGTTGCAGGGTGCACTGGGATGGAGATG GTGGAAAGCCATTGTTGGAGTTAAACAGGGTTCTAAGGCCTGGGGGAGTTTTTATATGGTCGGCTACGCCAGTCTACCGTGATGATGAAAGAGATAAAAAAGTTTGGGACG CCATGGTAGCTCTCACGGAAGCTATATGCTGGAAGGTGGTGGCTAAAAGTTTCGATTCATCTGGAATAGGGCTGGTTATATACGAGAAACCTCTTTCTTCTTCTTGCTATGAATCACGTAAAGAAAACAATCCACCTCTATGCGATGAAAATGTCCGGCCAAAAATTTCATG GTATACACCTCTTGATGGCTGTATCTCTGCACTCGCAGTGACAAATACATGGCCCACTACTTGGCCCCAAAGGCTCAAAAGTAAACCTTCAAGTCTCTCATCAGAACCAGATGCTGAACGTATCTTTGATGACGATACCAAACACTGGTCTGAACTTGTTTCAAATGTCTACCGAGGCGAGCTAGGTGTAAACTGGTCAAGCGTGAGGAATGTAATGGATATGAATGCTGGTTACGGAGG GTTTGCTGCTGCTTTGATTGATCTACCTCTGTGGGTGATGAATGTCGTCCCTGTAAATGGACCTGATACTTTGCCTGTAATATTCGACCGAGGGCTAATTGGTATCTACCATGACTGGTGTGAATCACTTAATACTTATCCTAGAACTTATGATCTTCTGCATTCCAGCTTCATGTTTAACAATCTAACGCAGAG GTGTGACATGTTGGATGGTGCAGCCGAAATAGATCGCGTATTAAGACCAGGTGGAGTTTTGATAGTTGAAGACACCATAGAAATGATAAACAAGTTGATACCCATTTTGCGTTCGCTCCATTGGTCAACCACCGTACACCAGAAACGATTCCTTGTTGGTAGTAAAGGTTTTTGGCGTCCCTAA
- the LOC139899679 gene encoding uncharacterized protein, which produces MIKEKPYFVVLQKTKLNLIDFSWVSKLWGSDDCNFIQKPKIGKSGGQLLIWDENLFEAETVDDIECGIGIRGTWKNLGCKFNLMNIYGPQDDVKKQKLWDSVSRLVSGGDEAWVLCEDFNEVRDHSERFNCEFIDYRAKWFNEFIENNRLIDIPMGGRNFTRVSDDGLKYSKLDLFLTNDKFISIWRDLTAMVLDRHLSDHCPIILKDDERNFGPKPFKVFDIWFSEDDVVEVISKAWDTSVVGGSRKDSLFKNKLKNVKMDLKDWSKNKFHHIDGEIEQHMSIANGLEQQAEVRVLNEDELKLWREARKKWFEKENIKSNM; this is translated from the coding sequence ATGATAAAGGAAAAACCGTATTTTGTGGTACTTCAAAAAACAAAACTAAACCTCATCGACTTTTCGTGGGTAAGTAAATTGTGGGGATCAGATGACTGTAATTTCATTCAAAAACCGAAAATTGGGAAGTCTGGAGGGCAATTGCTTATTTGGGATGAAAATTTATTCGAGGCAGAGACGGTGGATGATATTGAATGTGGGATTGGGATCAGGGGTACTTGGAAAAACCTTGGGTGTAAGTTCAACCTTATGAATATTTATGGTCCTCAAGATGATGTAAAGAAGCAGAAACTGTGGGATTCTGTATCTCGTCTAGTCTCGGGTGGTGATGAGGCTTGGGTTTTATGTGAGGATTTTAACGAAGTTCGGGATCACTCGGAAAGATTCAATTGCGAGTTCATTGATTATAGGGCGAAGTGGTTCAATGAATTTATTGAAAACAATAGGTTGATCGACATTCCTATGGGGGGCAGGAATTTTACGAGGGTGAGCGACGACGGACTTAAATATAGTAAACTTGATCTGTTTCTCACAAACGACAAGTTCATCTCTATTTGGAGAGACTTGACCGCAATGGTGCTGGATCGACACTTATCAGACCACTGCCCGATAATTCTTAAAGACGATGAGCGTAACTTTGGTCCGAAACCGTTTAAAGTTTTTGACATTTGGTTTAGCGAAGATGATGTGGTGGAGGTTATTTCAAAGGCTTGGGACACGAGTGTGGTGGGTGGTAGTAGAAAAGATAGCTTATTCAAAAACAAATTAAAAAACGTGAAGATGGATCTTAAAGATTGGAGTAAGAATAAGTTCCATCACATAGACGGGGAGATAGAGCAACATATGTCGATTGCTAACGGATTAGAGCAGCAAGCTGAGGTTCGAGTTTTGAATGAGGATGAACTAAAATTGTGGAGGGAAGCTAGAAAGAAGTGGTTCGAGAAGGAAAACATCAAATCTAATATGTAA
- the LOC139899678 gene encoding uncharacterized protein, whose translation MKSMGFGCKWRRWILSCLSSASVSILVNGSPTNEFTLGRGVRQGDPLSPFLFILVAEGLNILTKEAIDRGANALSLQNLLKCFELASGLKINFQKSCLFGVGVNSDEVNIMASRMWCQVGSFPFTYLGLPIGSKMKKANDWIPVIEKFKNRLSNWIGCPLEEDWDGGLNIGSLHSKNLALLGKWWWRFKTETNALWVKVIHSIYGSNGGLDVESELPHSSYLGTWRNIIIAEVDQAAAVVDRLAFDGQNLIFNWCWSRAPSRRAETELAGLSELLAHVKLDRTVPDSWAWLLSDSHRFSVKELSGIIDHAFLLSHHYFPETLRNSLVPKKLEIFVCRLILKRIPVQVELDKKGIDLHSMRCPICDDDLESIEHTFLFCSNAMDIWSRVYNWWGIGNFSNFGINEILRGNTSNVATSNFGGKIWQAIEWICVYYIWKIRNDKVFHGKTWSIPVALSEIQIKSFEWVGHRAKKKKFDWLTWLNDPRIYLTS comes from the exons ATGAAGAGTATGGGGTTCGGGTGTAAATGGCGTAGATGGATCTTATCTTGTCTTAGTTCGGCATCCGTTTCAATTCTTGTTAACGGGTCACCGACAAATGAATTCACACTAGGAAGAGGCGTTAGACAAGGTGATCCGTTGTCTCCTTTCCTTTTTATTCTTGTGGCGGAAGGCTTGAATATCCTTACGAAAGAGGCCATTGATAGAGG GGCGAATGCGTTAAGTCTTCAAAATCTTCTTAAATGTTTCGAATTAGCTTCGGGATTAAAGATTAATTTTCAAAAAAGTTGCTTATTTGGTGTTGGGGTAAATTCGGATGAAGTGAACATTATGGCATCTCGAATGTGGTGCCAAGTGGGGTCATTTCCATTTACGTATCTCGGGTTACCTATTGGATCTAAAATGAAGAAGGCAAATGATTGGATACCGGTTATTGAGAAGTTTAAGAATAGATTGTCAAATTGGATTGGATGTCCTTTGGAGGAAGATTG GGATGGGGGGTTAAATATCGGGTCTCTACATTCTAAAAACCTTGCCCTTttgggtaaatggtggtggaggtttaaaaccgaaaccaatgCCCTTTGGGTCAAGGTCATCCATAGCATCTATGGCTCTAACGGTGGTCTAGATGTGGAGAGTGAACTTCCTCACTCTTCATATCTTGGTACGTGGCGTAACATCATTATTGCAG AGGTGGATCAAGCTGCGGCTGTTGTGGATAGACTAGCCTTCGATGGTCAGAACCTGATCTTCAATTGGTGCTGGTCGCGTGCTCCAAGTAGAAGGGCAGAGACAGAATTGGCGGGCCTATCTGAACTTTTGGCCCATGTTAAATTGGATCGGACGGTTCCTGACTCATGGGCCTGGCTTCTTTCTGATTCGCACAGGTTCTCGGTCAAAGAGCTTTCAGGTATTATTGATCATGCTTTTCTCCTTTCACATCATTATTTTCCTGAAACGTTGAGGAATTCACTTGTCCCTAAGAAATTAGAAATCTTCGTTTGTCGACTCATATTAAAGAGAATTCCGGTTCAGGTCGAACTCGATAAAAAAGGGATCGATCTACATAGTATGAGGTGCCCAATTTGTGATGATGATCTTGAATCAATTGAACACACCTTTTTATTTTGTTCGAATGCGATGGACATTTGGTCTAGAGTATATAATTGGTGGGGGATAGGAAACTTCTCAAATTTTGGCATCAACGAGATTCTTCGAGGTAATACATCAAATGTTGCAACTTCGAACTTTGGTGGGAAGATTTGGCAAGCAATCGAGTGGATTTGCGTGTATTATATTTGGAAGATCCGGAACGACAAGGTATTCCACGGGAAAACATGGAGTATTCCGGTCGCTTTAAGTGAAATCCAAATCAAGTCATTTGAGTGGGTCGGGCATAGGGCAAAGAAAAAGAAGTTCGATTGGCTAACATGGTTGAACGATCCAAGAATCTACCTCACTTCATAG